The Glycine soja cultivar W05 chromosome 6, ASM419377v2, whole genome shotgun sequence genome has a window encoding:
- the LOC114415157 gene encoding uncharacterized protein LOC114415157, with translation MESRASNSNSPYHYHHHHPRFKPSQPISDRIVRALRHRLRLLHRSGSTFFILGATGNVYTVTLSSSPSCTCPDRTTPCKHILFVFIRVLGVSLDDVCLRRRTLRPCQLQRLLGAPTLPEVVAGGTLRQRFHQLFFGGGSTAGPKIEMEEGATCPVCLEEMGKEQNLVACGTCRNPIHEECLIKWKRTKGRSASCVICRARWRDRVEQDEYLNLSAYVGEDDMEEPDVCTC, from the coding sequence ATGGAATCCCGTGCCTCCAATTCCAATTCTCCATACcattaccaccaccaccaccctcGTTTCAAACCAAGCCAACCTATTTCAGACCGAATAGTTCGTGCCCTCCGCCACCGCCTGCGCCTCCTCCACCGTTCTGGCTCCACCTTCTTCATATTAGGCGCCACCGGAAACGTGTACACGGTGACCTTATCCTCCTCACCCTCATGCACCTGCCCTGACCGCACAACCCCATGCAAGCACATTCTATTCGTTTTCATTCGAGTTTTGGGCGTGTCACTCGATGATGTCTGTCTGAGGAGGAGGACCCTTCGTCCCTGCCAGCTCCAACGCCTCCTCGGAGCGCCTACATTGCCGGAGGTGGTGGCGGGGGGCACCCTGAGGCAGAGGTTTCACCAGCTGTTCTTTGGTGGAGGGTCAACAGCAGGGCCAAAGATAGAGATGGAGGAGGGTGCCACTTGCCCGGTTTGCCTTGAGGAAATGGGGAAGGAGCAAAACCTGGTGGCATGTGGAACATGCCGTAACCCTATCCATGAAGAGTGCTTGATAAAGTGGAAGAGAACCAAGGGAAGAAGTGCTAGTTGTGTGATTTGTAGAGCAAGGTGGAGGGATAGGGTGGAGCAAGATGAGTATCTGAACCTGTCTGCTTATGTTGGCGAAGATGATATGGAAGAACCTGATGTCTGCACTTGTTAA
- the LOC114415158 gene encoding peptidyl-tRNA hydrolase 2, mitochondrial — translation MFPSIINSNQSRDQQQQKQKGEWLAGSFKAENFIPGLVIGFIFGLLLDLSKPGRNHLSKKICSSARPQQQQISVSSNADQELKMVLVVRQDLKMKSGKIASQCAHAATGMYAELMQSDRYLLRRWEQCGQPKIVVTCRNQQEMNKLAEAAESIGLPTFVVADAGRTQVSAGSKTVLAVGPGPKSSVDSVTGRLPLL, via the exons ATGTTCCCTTCCATCATAAATTCTAATCAATCTCGTGACCAG CAACAACAAAAGCAAAAGGGAGAATGGTTAGCAGGAAGTTTCAAGGCAGAGAACTTCATTCCAGGGCTTGTTATAGGTTTCATTTTTGGGTTGTTGTTGGATTTATCAAAGCCCGGTAGAAATCACTTGTCCAAGAAAATTTGCTCATCTGCCAGACCTCAACAACAGCAAATCTCAGTCTCAAGCAATGCTGATCAAGAACTTAAAATG GTTCTGGTCGTTAGGCAAGACCTAAAGATGAAATCTGGAAAGATTGCATCCCAATGTGCTC ATGCTGCCACTGGCATGTACGCTGAATTAATGCAAAG TGATCGGTATCTTTTGAGAAGATGGGAACAGTGTGGCCAGCCCAAAATTGTTGTGACTTGCAGGAATCAACAAGAAAT GAATAAACTAGCGGAAGCAGCCGAGAGTATTGGCCTTCCTACTTTTGTTGTTGCTGATGCTGGACGAACACAG GTTTCGGCAGGATCAAAGACCGTTCTTGCTGTTGGACCTG GACCAAAATCTTCTGTGGATTCAGTGACAGGGAGATTGCCCCTGCTTTGA
- the LOC114415159 gene encoding uncharacterized protein LOC114415159 isoform X2: MASRYRSVSQPAFSLIKSTITKPASKPVPSSFLLKTRSPVTARWVGGELGCLQSLLPLHSAVSSARLTSCLGIDSSRSRSLSQEMGLSTPR, from the exons ATGGCTTCTCGTTATAGATCTGTTTCGCAACCAGCATTCTCCCTAATCAAATCCACCATCACCAAACCGGCCTCGAAGCCCGTCCCCTCATCTTTTCTTCTCAAAACTCGTTCACCCGTTACGGCCAG GTGGGTGGGTGGTGAGCTCGGTTGCCTGCAGTCTCTGCTTCCCCTTCACTCGGCGGTGTCATCAGCGCGCCTCACATCTTGTCTGGGCATTGATTCCAGTAGGTCGAGGTCGCTGTCTCAGG AAATGGGTCTCAGCACACCGCGATAA
- the LOC114415159 gene encoding uncharacterized protein LOC114415159 isoform X1 has product MASRYRSVSQPAFSLIKSTITKPASKPVPSSFLLKTRSPVTARWVGGELGCLQSLLPLHSAVSSARLTSCLGIDSSRSRSLSQGMLCSANPGV; this is encoded by the exons ATGGCTTCTCGTTATAGATCTGTTTCGCAACCAGCATTCTCCCTAATCAAATCCACCATCACCAAACCGGCCTCGAAGCCCGTCCCCTCATCTTTTCTTCTCAAAACTCGTTCACCCGTTACGGCCAG GTGGGTGGGTGGTGAGCTCGGTTGCCTGCAGTCTCTGCTTCCCCTTCACTCGGCGGTGTCATCAGCGCGCCTCACATCTTGTCTGGGCATTGATTCCAGTAGGTCGAGGTCGCTGTCTCAGGGTATGCTTTGCAGTGCCAACCCCGGAGTTTGA